A window from Dromaius novaehollandiae isolate bDroNov1 chromosome 1, bDroNov1.hap1, whole genome shotgun sequence encodes these proteins:
- the LOC135327196 gene encoding olfactory receptor 52K1-like, whose amino-acid sequence MPLHVSFSASSNTTPAVFFLTGIPGLEAMHRWISIPFSTAFAIALLGNSTLLYVIKTEPSLHKPMFYFLSMLAVTDLVLSLTTVPKMLAIFWFDAQQITFKACLVQMFFLHTFCIMESAVLLAMAFDRYVAVCNPLRYSSILTSSLIVKIGLLALLRASGLMLPLPFLLRRLPYCRSHVISHCYCEHMAVVKLACADTRFNNIYGIFVALFIVGLDLLSIGHSYLRILRTVLSLASKEERLKALGTCLSHICAILVFYTPAVLSSVIHRFGHHVAPHVHILMANLYFLFPPMMNPIVYGVKTKQIRDRVLTAFSRKRL is encoded by the coding sequence ATGCCTCTCCATGTCAGCTTCTCTGCTTCCAGCAACACCACCCCAGCCGTGTTTTTCCTGACTGGCATCCCTGGGCTGGAAGCCATGCACCGCTGGATTTCCATCCCCTTCAGCACGGCGTTTGCCATCGCCCTTCTTGGGAACAGCACCCTCTTGTATGTGATCAAGACCGAGCCATCTCTGCACAAGCccatgttttatttcctttccatgcTGGCTGTCACCGACTTGGTGCTGTCCCTGACCACTGTGCCCAAAATGCTGGCCATCTTCTGGTTCGATGCCCAGCAGATCACCTTCAAGGCCTGCCTTGTGCAGATGTTTTTCCTTCACACTTTCTGCATCATGGAGTCGGCAGTGCTGCTGGCCATGGCTTTCGACAGGTATGTTGCTGTGTGCAACCCCCTGCGCTACAGCTCCATCCTGACCAGCTCCCTGATAGTCAAGATTGGGTTGTTGGCTCTGCTCAGGGCATCCGGGCTCATGTTGCCCCTGCCCTTCCTCCTTCGCCGCCTGCCCTATTGCCGCTCCCACGTCATCTCCCATTGCTACTGCGAACATATGGCGGTGGTGAAGCTGGCCTGTGCTGACACCAGATTCAATAATATCTACGGCATCTTTGTGGCTCTCTTCATTGTGGGGTTGGACCTGCTGTCCATTGGGCACTCCTACCTCAGGATCCTGAGAACCGTGTTGAGCCTGGCATCCAAGGAGGAGAGACTGAAGGCACTTGGCACCTGCCTCTCCCACATCTGTGCCATCCTAGTCTTCTACACCCCTGCGGTTCTCTCGTCCGTAATCCACAGGTTTGGTCACCACGTTGCCCCTCATGTGCACATCTTGATGGCCAATTTGtactttctcttccctcccatgATGAATCCAATAGTGTATGGTGTCAAAACCAAGCAGATCCGGGACCGGGTGCTCACTGCCTTTTCTCGCAAGAGGCTCTAA
- the LOC135327195 gene encoding olfactory receptor 52K1-like produces the protein MPLHVSFSASSNTTPAVFFLTGIPGLEAMHRWISIPFSTAFAIALLGNSTLLYVIKTEPSLHKPMFYFLSMLAVTDLVLSLTTVPKMLAIFWFDAQQITFKACLVQMFFLHTFCIMESAVLLAMAFDRYVAVCNPLRYSSILTSSLIVKIGLLALLRASGLMLPLPFLLRRLPYCRSHVISHCYCEHMAVVKLACADTRFNNIYGIFVALFIVGLDLLSIGHSYLRILRTVLSLASKEERLKALGTCLSHICAILVFYTPVVLSSVIHRFGHHVAPHVHILMANLYLLFPPMMNPIVYGVKTKQIRDRVLTAFSRKRL, from the coding sequence ATGCCTCTCCATGTCAGCTTCTCTGCTTCCAGCAACACCACCCCAGCCGTGTTTTTCCTGACTGGCATCCCTGGGCTGGAAGCCATGCACCGCTGGATTTCCATCCCCTTCAGCACGGCGTTTGCCATCGCCCTTCTTGGGAACAGCACCCTCTTGTATGTGATCAAGACCGAGCCATCTCTGCACAAGCccatgttttatttcctttccatgcTGGCTGTCACCGACTTGGTGCTGTCCCTGACCACTGTGCCCAAAATGCTGGCCATCTTCTGGTTCGATGCCCAGCAGATCACCTTCAAGGCCTGCCTTGTGCAGATGTTTTTCCTTCACACTTTCTGCATCATGGAGTCGGCAGTGCTGCTGGCCATGGCTTTCGACAGGTATGTTGCTGTGTGCAACCCCCTGCGCTACAGCTCCATCCTGACCAGCTCCCTGATAGTCAAGATTGGGTTGTTGGCTCTGCTCAGGGCATCCGGGCTCATGTTGCCCCTGCCCTTCCTCCTTCGCCGCCTGCCCTATTGCCGCTCCCACGTCATCTCCCATTGCTACTGCGAACATATGGCGGTGGTGAAGCTGGCCTGTGCTGACACCAGATTCAATAATATCTACGGCATCTTTGTGGCTCTCTTCATTGTGGGGTTGGACCTGCTGTCCATTGGGCACTCCTACCTCAGGATCCTGAGAACCGTGTTGAGCCTGGCATCCAAGGAGGAGAGACTGAAGGCACTTGGCACCTGCCTCTCCCACATCTGTGCCATCCTGGTCTTCTACACCCCTGTGGTTCTCTCGTCCGTAATCCACAGGTTTGGTCACCATGTTGCCCCTCATGTGCACATCTTGATGGCCAATTTGtaccttctcttccctcccatgATGAATCCAATAGTGTATGGTGTCAAAACCAAGCAGATCCGGGACCGGGTGCTCACTGCCTTTTCTCGCAAGAGGCTCTAA
- the LOC112995006 gene encoding olfactory receptor 52K2-like, translated as MPPSRPIDVSLSELHLTGIPGLQHLHRWIAIPFCTMCVITLAGSSTRLCVIKAESSLHLPMFPFLSMLAVIDLVMSTSITPNTLGISWFHSTAISLDACLTQMHFVHACSVMESGVLVAMAFDRYVAIGNPLQYLSILASPVVAAVGLATWLRAVAFTSPLTVCIHRLPFCAPALVAHSCREPMAVLRVACGDTAFCNAYSLSLSTVVGSCDPLLIVPSYMLVLRAVFSISRPEARRKAFSTCGSHLCVMALVYVPGLLSMHVERYCQQLPPHVRVLLADLYLLIPPAFNPLIYGIKTKQIRDGALRVISRRRR; from the coding sequence ATGCCTCCTTCCCGTCCCATCGACGTCTCGCTGTCCGAGCTGCACCTGACGGGCATCCCCGGGCTGCAGCACCTGCACCGCTGGATCGCCATCCCCTTCTGCACCATGTGTGTCATCACACTGGCTGGGAGCAGCACCCGCCTCTGCGTGATCAAGGCAGAGTCCAGCCTGCACCTGCCCATGTTCCCCTTCCTGTCCATGCTGGCTGTCATCGACCTGGTGATGTCCACCTCCATCACCCCCAACACGCTGGGCATCTCCTGGTTTCACTCCACTGCCATCAGCCTGGACGCTTGCCTCACCCAGATGCACTTTGTTCACGCTTGCTCTGTGATGGAGTCGGGGGTGCTGGTGGCTATGGCCTTTGATCGCTACGTTGCCATAGGCAATCCCCTGCAGTATTTGTCCATCCTGGCCAGCCCTGTCGTGGCTGCCGTTGGCTTGGCCACCTGGCTCAGAGCTGTGGCTTTCACGAGCCCCCTCACCGTCTGCATTCACCGCCTGCCTTTCTGCGCTCCGGCGCTTGTGGCCCATTCGTGCCGTGAGCCCATGGCGGTGCTCAGAGTGGCCTGTGGTGACACGGCCTTCTGCAACGCCTACAGCCTCTCCCTCTCCACCGTGGTGGGCAGCTGTGACCCGCTGCTCATCGTCCCCTCCTACATGCTCGTCCTCCGAGCCGTGTTCAGCATCTCCCGCCCAGAGGCCCGCAGAAAGGCCTTCAGCACCTGCGGCTCACACCTTTGCGTCATGGCCCTCGTCTACGTCCCCGGGCTGCTCTCCATGCACGTGGAGAGGTACTGCCAGCAGCTCCCGCCCCACGTCCGCGTCCTGCTGGCTGATCTCTACCTCCTCATCCCTCCAGCCTTCAACCCCCTGATCTACGGCATCAAGACAAAGCAGATTCGTGACGGAGCACTCAGAGTGATCTCCCGGAGGAGACGGTGA
- the LOC135330670 gene encoding olfactory receptor 52K2-like gives MPPSRPIDVSLSELHLTGIPGLQHLHRWIAIPFCTMCVITLAGSSTRLCVMKAESSLHLPMFPFLSMLAVIDLVMSTSITPNMLGISWFHSTAISLDACLTQMHFVHACSVMESGVLVAMAFDRYVAIGNPLQYLSILASPVVAAVGLATWLRAVAFTSPLTVCIHRLPFCGPALVAHSCREPMAVLRVACGDTAFCNAYSLSLSTVVGSCDPLLIVPSYMLVLRAVFSISRPEARRKAFSTCGSHLCVMALFYVPGLLSMHVERYCQQLPPHVHVLLADLYLLIPPAFNPLIYGIKTKQIRDGALRVISRRRR, from the coding sequence ATGCCTCCTTCCCGTCCCATCGACGTCTCGCTGTCCGAGCTGCACCTGACGGGCATCCCCGGGCTGCAGCACCTGCACCGCTGGATCGCCATCCCCTTCTGCACCATGTGTGTCATCACACTGGCTGGGAGCAGCACCCGCCTCTGCGTGATGAAGGCAGAGTCCAGCCTGCACCTGCCCATGTTCCCCTTCCTGTCCATGCTGGCTGTCATCGACCTGGTGATGTCCACCTCCATCACCCCCAACATGCTGGGCATCTCCTGGTTTCACTCCACTGCCATCAGCCTGGACGCTTGCCTCACCCAGATGCACTTTGTTCACGCTTGCTCTGTGATGGAGTCGGGGGTGCTGGTGGCTATGGCTTTTGATCGCTACGTTGCCATAGGCAATCCCCTGCAGTATTTGTCCATCCTGGCCAGCCCTGTCGTGGCTGCCGTTGGCTTGGCCACCTGGCTCAGAGCTGTGGCTTTCACGAGCCCCCTCACCGTCTGCATTCACCGCCTGCCTTTCTGCGGTCCGGCGCTTGTGGCCCATTCGTGCCGTGAGCCCATGGCGGTGCTCAGAGTGGCCTGTGGTGACACGGCCTTCTGCAACGCCTACAGCCTCTCCCTCTCCACCGTGGTGGGCAGCTGTGACCCGCTGCTCATCGTCCCCTCCTACATGCTCGTCCTCCGAGCCGTGTTCAGCATCTCCCGCCCAGAGGCCCGCAGAAAGGCCTTCAGCACCTGCGGCTCACACCTTTGCGTCATGGCCCTCTTCTACGTCCCCGGGCTGCTCTCCATGCACGTGGAGAGGTACTGCCAGCAGCTCCCGCCCCACGTCCACGTCCTGCTGGCTGATCTCTACCTCCTCATCCCTCCAGCCTTCAACCCCCTGATCTACGGCATCAAGACAAAGCAGATTCGTGATGGAGCACTCAGAGTGATCTCCCGGAGGAGACGGTGA
- the LOC112997166 gene encoding olfactory receptor 52K2-like gives MSAPNQSNTNSLPFLLVGIPGLETLHIWISIPFCFMYIMTLLGNGMVLLTVGLEESLHEPMYYFMSMLATIDLVFSTAVVPKMLGVFWLGAREIPFEGCFVQMFFIHTFTAVESGVLLAMAFDRYVAICNPLRYTTILTSSRTTQIGLLSLARGVAVMIPLMGLLTSLPYCKARVIPHSYCEHMAVVELACADPSISNLYSVIVATLLVGSDSAFITFSYGMILRSVLRLPSREARLKALSTCGSHVSIILVFYIGGLLSMYLQMFSFGLHPHTQVLVADFYLTVPPMINPLIYGMKTKLIRERILKLLEQLAGLRISPAEKDRADPEKGRLS, from the coding sequence ATGTCAGCCCCCAACCAATCCAACACCAactctttgccttttctcctgGTGGGCATCCCTGGGCTGGAAACTCTCCACATCTGGATTTCCATCCCATTCTGCTTTATGTACATCATGACCTTGCTGGGAAATGGCATGGTCCTTCTCACTGTAGGTCTGGAGGAAAGCCTCCATGAGCCTATGTACTACTTCATGTCCATGCTGGCTACCATCGACCTTGTCTTCTCAACTGCTGTGGTTCCCAAAATGCTGGGTGTATTCTGGCTGGGTGCAAGAGAAATTCCTTTTGAGGGCTGCTTCGTCCAGATGTTTTTCATCCACACGTTCACGGCGGTGGAGTCGGGAGTGCTCCTGGCCATGGCCTTTGATCGCTACGTAGCCATCTGCAATCCCCTGAGATACACCACCATCCTGACGAGTTCAAGGACCACCCAGATAGGACTGCTGTCTCTAGCCAGGGGGGTTGCTGTCATGATCCCGTTGATGGGCCTTCTCACTAGCTTACCCTACTGCAAAGCAAGAGTCATCCCTCACTCCTACTGCGAGCACATGGCCGTGGTGGAGCTGGCCTGCGCCGACCCATCCATCAGCAATCTCTACAGCGTCATCGTGGCAACACTCTTGGTGGGGTCAGACTCCGCCTTCATCACCTTCTCCTATGGTATGATCCTCAGGTCTGTGCTAAGGCTGCCATCCAGGGAGGCACGCCTCAAGGCCCTCAGCACCTGCGGGTCCCACGTTTCCATCATCCTGGTGTTTTACATAGGTGGCCTCCTCTCCATGTACCTGCAGATGTTTTCCTTTGGCTTGCACCCTCACACTCAAGTCTTGGTGGCTGACTTCTATTTGACAGTCCCTCCGATGATCAATCCACTCATTTATGGCATGAAGACAAAGCTGATCCGGGAACGGATCCTGAAACTCCTGGAGCAGTTGGCAGGACTCAGGATCTCACCTGCTGAGAAGGACAGGGCAGATCCTGAGAAAGGGAGGCTCTCCTAG